The window GCAGGGCGGCGACCTTGTCCTGCCCGGTGGCCAAGATCGGGTGCAGATGCGCATAGCGCGGTGAACGGACCCGTCCCGTCAGCGCGAGTGCGCAGGCCGCCTCGACCCGATCTACGGAGAAGCGGCGAGAGAGCCGTAGCACCGCCAACGCGGGATCCAGGCCCTGTTCCACGATCGGCACGGACTCGAAGATCCGCTGGATCACGATCACCGTGGCCGGCCCGACCCGATCTGCCCACGCCCGCACCCTCTGCGCGTCCCAGGCCTGGAAACGCTCGCCCGCAGGTAGGTCCGCGTCGTTGGTGCGGTACTCATTGCTCGCGGTCTCCGGGAGCAGCAGGTGACTGGTCAGTCGCTGGCTGCCCTGATAGATCTCCAGCGTCCGGGCCGTGATGCGCAGATCGACCTTCGCGCCGATGTGCGCGAACGGCGCGGAGTAGAAGTTCCGCGCGAACGTGACGTGCCCGTTCCTGCCCACTCGTCGTCCGTAGTGCCATGTCGAGATCTCGTAGGGCACCGCCGGCAGCGGCGTCAGCAGCGGCCGCTCCTCCGCGTCGAACACGCTGGCGCGGGATCCGGGCCGCTTCTGGAACGGCTCCGCGTTATAGGCCTCCATCCGCTGCCCGATGGCGGCTGCAAGTTCGGGCAGGGACGTGAATCGCTGATCCCGCAGCCCGGCGATGACCCAGGTCGCGACGTGCGCGACGGTGTTCTCCACGCTCGCCTTGTCTTTCGGTTTCCGCACCCTCCCCGGGAGCACCGCCGCCGAGTAATGCGCTGCCATCTCGCGATACGCATCGTTCAGGACGATCTCGCCCTCGCGGGGGTGCTTCACCACACCGGTCTTGAGGTTGTCCGGAACGATCCTCGGGACCGTCCCGCCCAGCGCCTCGAACATCGCTACGTGCGCTCGCAGCCAGGACTCCTGGCGCATATCCAGCGCCGGGAAGCAGAACGCGTAACGAGAAAAAGGCAGGCAGGCAACGAACAAGAACACCTTCGAGACCTCGCCGGTGACCGGATCGGCCAGCTCCATCGTGGGGCCGGACCAGTCGACCTCCACGCTCTGGCCGGCCTTGTGACCGACTCTCGAAGCGGCACCGGTGACCATGACGTGGTGCTGGTAGGTGCGGCAAAACCGGTCATACCCCATCGCCGGATCCCCAGCCGCCGTGGTCGCGTCGAAGTACTCGCCGTGCAACAGCTTCAGCGTCACGCCGACCCTGGCCATCTCTCGATGGACCTGTTCCCAGTCCGGCTGTGCGAACACGCTCTCGTGCTCGCCCCGGCCCGGGAACAACCGGGCATACACCTGCTCATCGGCGACGTCCGCGATATCGCCCCACCCGATCCCTGCAGCGTCAGCGGCCTCGAACACCGCCCTCACGGACTTGCGGGACATGCCCTGCGAGGACGAAATCGCTCGCCCCGACAGACCTTCTGCGCGCAGCTGGAGCACCAGCTTCGCCCTGATCTTCCGTACCATTCCAGATTGCTCCTTCCGCCGCGTGCCCTATACACACGGCGGAAGGAGCGTAGACAGAGCGGCCCCAACGACACCACTGGTGGTCCCGAACGACGCCACCGCTACGGCAGCGACGTGGCACCCGAACCCTCGATCAGCGGACCCCAGCGAGGCGAATATTCACCCATGGAGAGCGGGACTCGGCATAGTAGTACGAGCCTGCCTCGCCTATGCTCTGATCCCCGTCCGCTGATTGAGTCCCCTGGTGTTTCCCATCGAACGGCAGCATGGCTTCCGGAGCGTGATCCACGAATGTGCACAAGTGTGTGGATGAGTGAAGGATCTGCTGTTCAGAGGTGGAAACTGAGTCACCGCCCCACCTGACCAGGCCGCACCGTGATCGGGTAGGGACGCTGGGGTTGGTCTGAAGGGTGGGGTCGTCAGTACGCGCGTTTCACATGGAACTTTCGCAGCGGGGTTCTCACGTTTCATGTGGGATCGTTCCCGCCGGGGTTCATGTTTCACGTGAAGCCCAGTGATAAAGTCCCCCGTTACGACCAGTCGGCACGTGAGCCAGCGCCGCCCTGTACCGAGTTGTTTCCCGTGAAACCGGCGGAACACATCAACCCAAAGGTGGGCTACGAGGCTCTGACTGGCAGCGGTGATGTCTGATCCGGAGCAATTGCCCTGGCGTTCTCAGCCGTAGACGAGGCCCGGACGTCGAGCTGCCGATGGAGCACCCGGTTCCCAGAGAGAACTCGCGTTTCACGTGCAACGTCGTTCAGGCGGCAACATGTCGGAATGATGCCGGCCTTTGCTGCACTCATTCCAGAGTGCCCAACCAAGTTTTGCCCGTAGAGATTTACGTGAAACCAAGCTGGTTACGATCCTGGAGGGGTGCCGACAGTCAGGACTGGACCCCTCCCCGTGAGAGATCGGGTAGGGCACATGTTTCCCGTGAAACGATCATCCCTTAGGTCATCCATCCCCTTGAGTGAGGGCTGCTGGCGTACCAGTGGATTCCTACGATCTCGGAGCTGCGGGTCGTTGAATATTCGCCTCGCTGGGGTCCGCTGATCGAGGGTTCGGGTGCCACGTCGCTGCCGTAGCGGTGGCGTCGTTCGGGACCACCAGTGGTGTCGTTGGGGCCGCTCTGTCTACGCTCCTTCCGCCGTGTGTATAGGGCACGCGGCGGAAGGAGCAATCTGGAATGGTACGGAAGATCAGGGCGAAGCTGGTGCTCCAGCTGCGCGCAGAAGGTCTGTCGGGGCGAGCGATTTCGTCCTCGCAGGGCATGTCCCGCAAGTCCGTGAGGGCGGTGTTCGAGGCCGCTGACGCTGCAGGGATCGGGTGGGGCGATATCGCGGACGTCGCCGATGAGCAGGTGTATGCCCGGTTGTTCCCGGGCCGGGGCGAGCACGAGAGCGTGTTCGCACAGCCGGACTGGGAACAGGTCCATCGAGAGATGGCCAGGGTCGGCGTGACGCTGAAGCTGTTGCACGGCGAGTACTTCGACGCGACCACGGCGGCTGGGGATCCGGCGATGGGGTATGACCGGTTTTGCCGCACCTACCAGCACCACGTCATGGTCACCGGTGCCGCTTCGAGAGTCGGTCACAAGGCCGGCCAGAGCGTGGAGGTCGACTGGTCCGGCCCCACGATGGAGCTGGCCGATCCGGTCACCGGCGAGGTCTCGAAGGTGTTCTTGTTCGTTGCCTGCCTGCCTTTTTCTCGTTACGCGTTCTGCTTCCCGGCGCTGGATATGCGCCAGGAGTCCTGGCTGCGAGCGCACGTAGCGATGTTCGAGGCGCTGGGCGGGACGGTCCCGAGGATCGTTCCGGACAACCTCAAGACCGGTGTGGTGAAGCACCCCCGCGAGGGCGAGATCGTCCTGAACGATGCGTATCGCGAGATGGCAGCGCATTACTCGGCGGCGGTGCTCCCGGGGAGGGTGCGGAAACCGAAAGACAAGGCGAGCGTGGAGAACACCGTCGCGCACGTCGCGACCTGGGTCATCGCCGGGCTGCGGGATCAGCGATTCACGTCCCTGCCCGAACTTGCAGCCGCCATCGGGCAGCGGATGGAGGCCTATAACGCGGAGCCGTTCCAGAAGCGGCCCGGATCCCGCGCCAGCGTGTTCGACGCGGAGGAGCGGCCGCTGCTGACGCCGCTGCCGGCGGTGCCCTACGAGATCTCGACATGGCACTACGGACGACGAGTGGGCAGGAACGGGCACGTCACGTTCGCGCGGAACTTCTACTCCGCGCCGTTCGCGCACATCGGCGCGAAGGTCGATCTGCGCATCACGGCCCGGACGCTGGAGATCTATCAGGGCAGCCAGCGACTGACCAGTCACCTGCTGCTCCCGGAGACCGCGAGCAATGAGTACCGCACCAACGACGCGGACCTACCTGCGGGCGAGCGTTTCCAGGCCTGGGACGCGCAGAGGGTGCGGGCGTGGGCAGATCGGGTCGGGCCGGCCACGGTGATCGTGATCCAGCGGATCTTCGAGTCCGTGCCGATCGTGGAACAGGGCCTGGATCCCGCGTTGGCGGTGCTACGGCTCTCTCGCCGCTTCTCCGTAGATCGGGTCGAGGCGGCCTGCGCACTCGCGCTGACGGGACGGGTCCGTTCACCGCGCTATGCGCATCTGCACCCGATCTTGGCCACCGGGCAGGACAAGGTCGCCGCCCTGCGTCCACCCCGCGAGGAACCCGCGGAAGACGGCGGATACGTCCGTGGCGCCGACTACTACGCCGGAGGTGTCCGGTGAGCGTGATCGATAACGACACGAAGCGGAAGCTGCGCGAGATGGGCGCGACCGCGCTGCTGGACGCGATCGATGCCCAGGATGAGGCTCACGTGCTGGGGATGTCGTTCCAGGAACGGCTCCAGCTGATCGTGGACGAGGCGCATTCCATCTTCAATCATGGAAAGGTCGAGGGTCTGATCCGCCGGGCGGGGCTGCGTTATCCCGGAGCGGACCTGCGGCGGCTGGATCTGGTCGAGGAACGGGGACTGAACCGGAACGTGATCGCGCAACTGGCAACCTGCTCCTTCATCCAGCGGCAACAGAACGTGGTCTTCCAGGGCTTCACCGGCTCAGGGAAGTCCTACCTCGGCTGCGCGCTGGCGAAGCAGGCCTGCCAGCACCGGCTCCGAGCCCACTACATCCGAATGCCCGACCTCGAAGAGGCCTGGGCCCTGGCAAAGGACAAGCCGCAGGGCCAGACGAAGTTCCTGCGGAAGTACTCCACGTTCTCGCTGCTGGTGATCGACGAGTGGCTGCTGGACCATCCTGACGAGGGAATGCGTTCGATGCTGCTGGAACTGCTCGAGCGCCGCTATGACACCGGCTCGACCGTGTTCTGCACCCAGTACCCGAAGAAGGACTGGCACGCCCGGCTCGGTGGAGCAGTCCACGCCGATGCGATCATGGACCGCATCGTGCACAACACAATCTGGATCGACACCGGCGACAGGAACATGCGAGAACACACCGCACTGCCCCAGTGACCCGATGCCGGCGGGAGCCAGTGGTCCCCACCGCGGCGGCTACTGGCCCCCGTCGGCACGATCGGCGGTCCCCAAGAGCAAGATTCGGTGGCTCCCACGACTACGAATACTCATCGTTGAGCTCTAGTGCAGGGGTGAGCGGTGGAGTCCACCCCGAGGGTCCACGAATACTCTCTGAGCAGTTGCGAGGGATCACTGTTTCACGTGAATCATTTCGGAGACGACAGCGGGCCTGTTGGTTTTTGTAGCCATGGGGATGCGCGGGCCGGTGTGTTCACACAGTCGGTGGTGAGCGCGCTGCACGCGAACTCCTCCGCCCTGACGTGCGGCGTTAAGTGAGTTCAGGGCCGAGCAGTCGCTGGAGGGCAAAGTGTGGTGTGGTGTGGGCAGCCGGCCACAGGATGAAGCCCGTGGTGCGCACGGCAATTATGGCCCACATCGGGTTCACGTGAAACGTTCGATGCTTCCTAATCACCCGTGATGCGATACCCGAACTCGGGGATGACTGCAGTTGTCGACTGACTGACCCTGAGCACCTGGACCCGCCGCGCAGGATCGTAGACCCAGATTGTTAGATGGGTGGGTGGGAGGCTGGATGCTTCACGTGAAACGTGCACTCTCGCGTCCGAGGGACCTTGGTGCTGTGTCGCGGCGATGATTCCCCTACGTTGCACGTGAAACAGGTAGAGGACCACTCTTAAGGTACGGCGCTGGTGATGGCCTTCAATACGTGGGTACAGACCGCCGGCCACCATGGCGTCCTGGAGGGGATCGCAGTTCCGTACAGGGGGTCTCCGCGTACCTGTCCCCTGCGAAGCGGAGCGCACGATCGGTGATCGGCCACTGTTGAACAGGGGCGTGTTTCACGTGAAGCACTCCGCGGATCAAAAGTAGAAGCCCGCCCTGCCCACGCCCTCGGCCGCGGACTTCTACCCGTTTCCCGTGAAACACGGCATCACAACCTGGAGCGTCTGACTACTCGACGCAGCGCCAACTACTCACTAGGCCCGCATACGGCCTGCCCGGCAGGTTCGACGTGAAACGTCACGTGATCAGTCGCGCACTATAGGGCGCACCAGGGAGAACCTTCGGGAGGCGCGGGTGCCGGCGCCGTACGTGAGCAGTACATGTTTAGATGCCGTTCACCTCATGGACCCCGCATGACCCAGCGGCGCCCCCTGCAAGGCGCATGGAGGCGGAGGGTGCAGCTCGATGGTTCCACGCGAAACAGCGGTGAAACGATGAATCGGCTCTCGGTCGCGCTAGGAGAGGTTAGGTACTCGCGGGGTGACCGGCACGAAAGTGTCCACGCCAGCGCTGCATGGTCAAGACGATCACGTGGACCGGAACCGTGACTCTGCACAGTGTGCGTAACTGTGTGGACAAGGCAGTGGCGTCACTGCACCTCTCGGGGACCTCCGATCTGTCCAGGATCGGGGACCTTCGACTTCCCTCCCCGGCCGAGAGGGTAAATGCCCAGGTCAGAGACGTATTCGAGGAGAGTGGACATTCTGTACCGTCTAGACTGTTATCCACATTCAAGTGTGGACAACCATGTGTACAACCGCCTCGCGAGGTGTGGATAACGCTGTGGACAACACTGTGCACAATCGCTTCCTGCACGTCAGAGACATGCGTATCCCATGATTTGACAGAAGGTGTGGAGGAAGTCGGCACTCAGCTGCCAAGGCTATGAGGTCCCGCCGAAGGGTTGGTCGTGCCAGGGACGGTCACGTCGAGGAGGGCCCGAATCGCTGGTGCACCTCGTGCTTGGGCAGCGCCCCTTCGAAACGCTCCTCCACGGTCCATTCTCCGGGCAGCTGCACCATTGCGCCGTCCGGGCGACGGCCCTGGAGTCCAGCGACAGTACCGACCCCGGGCTCGGTCGGCGTCTCCGGAACACCACCAGGACGGTCGAACTGATGATCAGCGTCGTGAAGCCCTGATCTCAGACGGATCCACGCGGGCAGCGCAGTGATGCCGAGCAGGTCCAGCTGCTCATCCGTCGGGTCCTCGATCAGCACGGCATGCGCGTCCGCACCCCACCGTCGGGCAAGCTCCCGCAGCACGGTGGGAGCAGGCCGACACGGCGCGCACCAGTCGGCCCACACGAGCACGATAGCCGGACGATTGCAGGCGAGCGTTCGAACCTGCGCCTGCCCCTCCCCGCGGGGAGCACCGTCCCCGTTCACCGGAACCGGCGAGACGGGCACCCTCGACGGGGCACCGTCAGCGGGCCTCAGGCAGCGTGGTCGACGCGTCCGAAGGGCCACCGGGGGTGGTGGCCTCCAGCTGCTCGGTGGGCACGGACGGCTCCGTGGGGACTTCCTCGGCCGCGGCCTCGTGAGGGTTCTTCTCCCCGGCGAAGGCGAGAGCAGCCTGGTCGGCCAGCCAGCGCTCCGCGTCCAGAGCAGCCTGGCAGCCCGACCCGGCCGCGGTGATGGCCTGGCGGTAGGTGTGGTCCACCACGTCGCCCGCGGCGAACACGCCCGGCACCGAGGTGTAGGTGGAGCGGTCCTTGCACACGATGTAACCCTGGGCGTCGAGCTCGAGCTTGCCGCGCAGCAGCTCCGTGCGCGGCACGTGCCCGATGGCCTCGAACACGGCGCCGGCAGGAAGGGTGCGCTCCTCGCCGGTCTCCACGTCGCGCAGGGTCACCGACTCCACCTTGTCCTCGCCGTTGATGCTGACGACCTGGCTGTTCCAGGAGAAGCGCAGCTTGGGATCGGCCTCCGCCCGGCGAGCCATGATCTTGGAGGCGCGTAGCTCGTCGCGCCGATGCACCATGGTGACGTTCTTCGCGTAGCGCGTCAGGAACGTTGCTTCCTCGACGGCACTGTCGCCACCGCCCACCACCACGATCTCCTTGTCCTTGAAGAAGAAACCGTCGCAGGTGGCGCACCAGCTGACGCCCTTGCCGGAGAGCCGCTTCTCGCCCTCCACACCCAGCTCCCGATATGCGGAACCGGTCGCGAGGATCAGAGCCTTCGCGCGGTACACGGTGCCGTCATCCAGGGTGACCGTCTTGATCTCGCCCTCGAGCTGCAGGTCCACCGCATCCTCGAACAGCACCTCGGCGCCGAAGCGCTCGGCCTGCTCCTGCATCTGCGCCATCAGCTCCGGGCCCTGGATCCCCTCGGGGAACCCGGGGAAGTTCTCCACGTCGGTGGTGGTCATCAGGGCACCACCGGCATCCAGGGCGCCCGCGATCACCACGGGCTTCATCTCCGCGCGGGCTGCGTACACAGCGGCCGTGTAGCCGGCCGGCCCGGAACCCACGATCACGACGTCGTGCACCGGAGCATCGGCGTCGGCGGTCGGGGCCGCGGCCGGATCGGCGGCAGTGGTGTTGTCAGTGGCCTTCGGCGAGGAGGTGCCGAGGATGTTCAGGGCCTGGATGGGCTGGGTCATGTGGTGGATCCTTCCATGGGAGTTCGGGGGTGGGCCGGATGGGCCGGCCTCATACGCTGCCGACCATGACCTGGCCGGTCCACAGCAGATTGTCGGTGGGTTCGCCCTGCTCGGAGGCGCCGCACTGGGGCAGCACCACGGTGGCCGAGACGGTGCCTCCCGCCGAGCGCAGGGTCTCGCGGTCCATGGGGCCGTGCACCAGCAGCCAGCCAGGTGTCTCCTCGATGCCCCATGCGACCTCCTCCATGATCAGCACGGAATCAGGGATCCCCTGCTCCCGCAGGCACCGTGTGGCATCGAAGCTGACCATCTGCAGGATGGTTCCGCTGTCGATCAGTCGTTGCACCTCGGGTCCGAGGGTGCTCTCGGTGACAACGGGGCGGCCGGCCTGGTTCTTCCCGGGGCCGGCGGGGCCATCGATCGAGGTGGAACCGGTGCGCACGCGGCTGGAGGTGCCGGTGTCGAGCGCATAGGCCAGCTGCAGGCCCAGCAGGACGGTCACCAGCAGCGCGATCAGGGCGAGGTGCAGGGGGATCCCCACGACGCTGCGGAAGCGCTCCACCATCCCGACCCGGCCGGTGGCCGAGCTGCGGGACGATCGTCGCGGAGCTGCCGACGACCTGCGCGAGGAGCGGCGTGTCATTCGACCCAGACCTCGGCGATCCGCCCGCGAAAGCCGTCCCGCTCGCTGTCGGCGGGGAGCTCGGGGAACCACAGTGCCACCCGCTGGGCCTCGACCGGTTCCTCCGGCGCCAGGCGCACCTCGCCGTCGCCGGCGAACTCACCGGTGGCCAGCACGTCGCCCATCGACCCGTCCTCCGCGACGGCGCGCAACTCGATCGCACCGCCGCTGTTGCGGGCGGTGGTGAGCACGACCGCGGTGAGGGTGGAGGTCTCCCCGAGGTCGAGGTACACCCCCACGCCGTCCTTCGTGCCCGCATAGTTAGCGCCGTGGTAGATCTGCGTGGACCAGAAGGTCCCCGGGTCCCCGTCGGTCATACGCTCGGTCTGGTCGGCGTTGTCCGGTGGCTTGTCGGATCCTAAGGTGAACACCTCCACGCCTGCGAGCTCCGCGGGCGTGGCGGCCGGCGCTTCCTCGGTGGGCTCCTCCGGTGCAGGCTCCTCGCCCCCGCCATCACTGGGCGGCGCGGCCGAGGTCTGCGGAGGTTTCGTGTTCAGAGGATTCGCGACCCGGTCGCGAAAACCGGAGGTGATGGTGGAGACTGCCAGGACCATCGCGAGGATGACCGCGAGCACCCCACCCAGAAGGATCCACTGCGATACCCGGGAGCGCTGCTCCGGGGGCAGTGGCTCCATCGCGAAGGCATCAGGATCGTCCTTGTCCACCGCCACGCTGACCACGTCCCGCAGCAGCGCCGAGCGGCCCATCGGGACAGTGGCGTCCAGGTCGTTCCCCTCGAGGGCGGAGCGCTCCCGCCCGCGCACCACGATGGGACCGGTCGGCTCGGGGTCCTGCACCGACCCCATCCGTGCCGTCGCTTCGGCGTCGGAGCCGGCAGCAGCCTCGGCCGAGGTGCTCGCGGACTCCGGGGTGCGACCGGTGTCGGACCAGTCCTGGACCGGCGGGTGCGCGGGTGCGTGCTCATCGCGGGGGGCCAGGGGCCAGTCGGTGCCGGCACGACGCGAAGGGAGGTCACCAGCGGCGGCTGCCGCGACTGCTCCTGTGCCCGGCGCACCTGCGGGACCAGCGGTTCCTTCGCCGTCGGCGTTGCCGGCAGTGGCTCCGGATTCCTCACCCGATGCTGTCGGGTCCTGTTCGGGCGCCGGTGTGGGAGGCAGCGTGATCTCCAGGTGTCCGGGGAAGGCTGCGTCGTTGCGCTTCTGGTCCAGGTGCAGCTGCTGGATCAGGGCCTGGGCGTCCTCGGCGTGATGATCCTTCATTGCGGGAGACGGCTGCGCGGACTGCTCCCCGCTCGATCCTGGCACGGGGTGCGTGCCCTCGGGCTGTGGTCCCGGGGCCAGCTCGTGATCGGAGGACGGCGATGCCGGCGACCCGGCCTCGCGGTGCGATGCGGCGTCGGTGCGCTCCGCCGACGCGGACGCGATCGCTGCAGCTCCGGCGGCGCCTGCAGCCGCGACGGCTCCTGCTGCTCCGGCGGCACCGGCCATACCGGACGTCGGGGGGACGAGGGGCCCGGCATCGTTGGGCCGAGACGGGGACCCGGGCGAGGAGGCGGATGGCTCGGCCTCGGTGCGCGGCTCATCAACAGTATCCGCGGATTCGGCGCCCGAGTCAGCGGTCGTATCAGAGGCAACGGCAGCGTCAGCGGCAGCACCAGAGTCAGCGACAGGATCGGAGGCGGCGGCAGCGGTGGGTGCCTGCTCCGGGGTGTCTCGCTCGTAGGCCTCGAGCGTCACCGGGATCGACTGCCACGGTTCGAGTTCCGCGATCAGCTCACGGCTGGTCTCCGGGATCACATCGGCCGATTCGTTCAGCACCAGGTCGCACAGCACGTCCAGATCCGTCGGGATCGGCCGCTGCGTGACCTCTGAAGGACGGGGCACGTGGCCGTCGGTGCCCTGCTGCGGACTGCGCCCGGCCAGTGCCCGGTACAGCAGCGCCACCAGGGCGGAGGTGTCCTGGAAGGACGCGATCGGACCGGACCGCTCCAGGCCCGGGTGCGAGGCGGCCTCCACTCCCATGCCCAGGACGGTGACCTGCCCGGAGGCGGTGTCCACGAACACGCGGTTGGAGTCCAGGAACTGGTGGCGGACCCCGCGGCGACGGGCCGTCTCCACGCCCTTGGCCGCCTCGCCGATGATCGAACGGGCCGTCTCCGCGTGCAGGCTGCGGCCACGCAGCAGAGCGGCCAGCGGGGGCGCGGACGGCAAGGGGTACTCGACGACGGTGAGCGGTTCCGGGCCCTGCCCGGGGTCGACGTCGGCATCGCGCGGGTCGTCCAGGACCACCACGTCACGCACCGGGATCAGGCGCGGATCCTCCACCGGGTAGGCGCGGCGGGCGGCATCGGCGGTCTCGAGCGCGGCGGCACCGTGCACGATGAACAGTGCCACCGGCTCGCCGGTGCTCACTGAACGGGCGCGCTGCCACATGGCGTCCTCGGCGACGCCGGACAGGGGGATCCTCCCCTCCAGGGTCCACCTCGAACGCAGTGCGTCCTGATGCGGGATCGTGTTCACCGACCGCCCTTCTGCTCGTGCCGCGGGCCCATGGTGCCCGAAGCGTCCCCCATGCTACGAGGTGACCCTGGACCGGCGGAGCACACGGCGCTGCACGATGCCCACCACCCAGCGCACCTCGTCCACTCGCAGCAGCCATCCGGCACCCACGAACACTGCCGTCATCACCACGCCGATCACGCCGCCCAGCAGCACCGCCATGAGGCGATGGGACCAGATCGCCTCCTCGACCAGCATCACCAGCCCGGTGCCCACGGCCCAGGCCAGCACCCCGGCAGCCACCAGTTTGGCCAGCACCACGGCACCCTTGCTCAGGGACGGGGTCTCCACCTGCAGCGCGCCTGCCTGCTTGCGCAGCATCCTGTACCCGGTCAGCCAGGCCACGAGGTTCCCGAGGCTGGTGGCACCGGCCGCCGCCATCGCCGCGTACCGCGGATCCACCACGGTGAGGATCAGTGGCACCGAGGCCAGGGTCACCACCGCGATCGGGATCTGCATCAGGAACGGAGTGCGGGCGTCCTCGTAGGCGTAGAAGACCCGCTTCATCAGGTACAGGGAGGCGAACGGCACCAGACCCAGCATGTACGCCACCAGCACGGTGCCGTTGGCCCGTGCACCCACCTCCCCGGTGCCACCGCCGATCACCCACATGATCGGCCCGGCCAGGGCCACGAACACTGCCGTGCACAGCACCATCGGCACCGCCAGCAGGCGGTTGGTCTCCCCGTAGCGCTCCAGGGCGGCACGGTGCTCGCCCTCGGCCGCATTCCGCGAGATGGCCGGGAAGGTGGCTGTGACCAGCGTGACCGCGATGATCCCCTGAGGGATCATGAACGCCATGTACGCCCACTCCATGGTCAGCAGCGCCGGGTAGCGGGCAGCGGCCTCCGGCTGGTCCTTCAGCAGCTCC is drawn from Brachybacterium muris and contains these coding sequences:
- the murJ gene encoding murein biosynthesis integral membrane protein MurJ is translated as MASGSIVSRLLGFVRNYLFGAILAGSMSAAANAFSAANTLPNTIWILVGGGTLNAILVPAIVRAVKRPDRGSDYISRLMTLVAAFALGVTVVCMVAVPVLLVLTSGVLPPVTYALAIQLGLWMMPQIFFSALYVMCGQLLNAHDSFGPYQWAPVLNNLVGILGAAIFLGIWGTVGEPEQWTMTMVAAMAAINVGGSAAQVLFLFWFVKKLDLRLRPRWGFRGLGLGKLSRIGLWTLAMLGLGQVGIWASRWATGGAVRAAELLKDQPEAAARYPALLTMEWAYMAFMIPQGIIAVTLVTATFPAISRNAAEGEHRAALERYGETNRLLAVPMVLCTAVFVALAGPIMWVIGGGTGEVGARANGTVLVAYMLGLVPFASLYLMKRVFYAYEDARTPFLMQIPIAVVTLASVPLILTVVDPRYAAMAAAGATSLGNLVAWLTGYRMLRKQAGALQVETPSLSKGAVVLAKLVAAGVLAWAVGTGLVMLVEEAIWSHRLMAVLLGGVIGVVMTAVFVGAGWLLRVDEVRWVVGIVQRRVLRRSRVTS
- the trxB gene encoding thioredoxin-disulfide reductase; amino-acid sequence: MTQPIQALNILGTSSPKATDNTTAADPAAAPTADADAPVHDVVIVGSGPAGYTAAVYAARAEMKPVVIAGALDAGGALMTTTDVENFPGFPEGIQGPELMAQMQEQAERFGAEVLFEDAVDLQLEGEIKTVTLDDGTVYRAKALILATGSAYRELGVEGEKRLSGKGVSWCATCDGFFFKDKEIVVVGGGDSAVEEATFLTRYAKNVTMVHRRDELRASKIMARRAEADPKLRFSWNSQVVSINGEDKVESVTLRDVETGEERTLPAGAVFEAIGHVPRTELLRGKLELDAQGYIVCKDRSTYTSVPGVFAAGDVVDHTYRQAITAAGSGCQAALDAERWLADQAALAFAGEKNPHEAAAEEVPTEPSVPTEQLEATTPGGPSDASTTLPEAR
- the istA gene encoding IS21 family transposase — protein: MVRKIRAKLVLQLRAEGLSGRAISSSQGMSRKSVRAVFEAADAAGIGWGDIADVADEQVYARLFPGRGEHESVFAQPDWEQVHREMARVGVTLKLLHGEYFDATTAAGDPAMGYDRFCRTYQHHVMVTGAASRVGHKAGQSVEVDWSGPTMELADPVTGEVSKVFLFVACLPFSRYAFCFPALDMRQESWLRAHVAMFEALGGTVPRIVPDNLKTGVVKHPREGEIVLNDAYREMAAHYSAAVLPGRVRKPKDKASVENTVAHVATWVIAGLRDQRFTSLPELAAAIGQRMEAYNAEPFQKRPGSRASVFDAEERPLLTPLPAVPYEISTWHYGRRVGRNGHVTFARNFYSAPFAHIGAKVDLRITARTLEIYQGSQRLTSHLLLPETASNEYRTNDADLPAGERFQAWDAQRVRAWADRVGPATVIVIQRIFESVPIVEQGLDPALAVLRLSRRFSVDRVEAACALALTGRVRSPRYAHLHPILATGQDKVAALRPPREEPAEDGGYVRGADYYAGGVR
- a CDS encoding ATP-binding protein, with translation MSVIDNDTKRKLREMGATALLDAIDAQDEAHVLGMSFQERLQLIVDEAHSIFNHGKVEGLIRRAGLRYPGADLRRLDLVEERGLNRNVIAQLATCSFIQRQQNVVFQGFTGSGKSYLGCALAKQACQHRLRAHYIRMPDLEEAWALAKDKPQGQTKFLRKYSTFSLLVIDEWLLDHPDEGMRSMLLELLERRYDTGSTVFCTQYPKKDWHARLGGAVHADAIMDRIVHNTIWIDTGDRNMREHTALPQ
- the istA gene encoding IS21 family transposase — protein: MVRKIRAKLVLQLRAEGLSGRAISSSQGMSRKSVRAVFEAADAAGIGWGDIADVADEQVYARLFPGRGEHESVFAQPDWEQVHREMARVGVTLKLLHGEYFDATTAAGDPAMGYDRFCRTYQHHVMVTGAASRVGHKAGQSVEVDWSGPTMELADPVTGEVSKVFLFVACLPFSRYAFCFPALDMRQESWLRAHVAMFEALGGTVPRIVPDNLKTGVVKHPREGEIVLNDAYREMAAHYSAAVLPGRVRKPKDKASVENTVAHVATWVIAGLRDQRFTSLPELAAAIGQRMEAYNAEPFQKRPGSRASVFDAEERPLLTPLPAVPYEISTWHYGRRVGRNGHVTFARNFYSAPFAHIGAKVDLRITARTLEIYQGSQRLTSHLLLPETASNEYRTNDADLPAGERFQAWDAQRVRAWADRVGPATVIVIQRIFESVPIVEQGLDPALAVLRLSRRFSVDRVEAACALALTGRVRSPRYAHLHPILATGQDKVAALRPPREEPAEDGGYVRGADYYAGGVR